The Helianthus annuus cultivar XRQ/B chromosome 15, HanXRQr2.0-SUNRISE, whole genome shotgun sequence genomic sequence acaaacttaataaaagatgtctaaaggatgtctaacaaacttaataaaattcatcagTTACATATGATTATTTCAATTCTCTTATTCAAAAAAGAGAGTACATatgaaagatgtctaacaaacttaataaaattcaaatacaacttAACTTTAACAAACAATAACTAAGAATATACGATCACCTGCTTAAAcaacacacatcaaacctcaTTCAAGAATTTGTTACGCAGCAACATGTCCTTCGCTACATGTTGTGATCTGGTTAAATATACTACTGCAAACAATGTAACAGATGTTGATTCAACAATCTCCCTATACAACAGATGATATGAAAACCCTTCTTTATTacggatttttatttctcatcaacatctccctaatttgtcctttgaattgtagttcaaagtccatggagaacatgtcttcttcatcatccctctCAAGTCGAAGGTCCAACAAATATTGGAGATCGTATGCATTCAGATTATATGCACTATCTATTTTAAtctcttcaacactaccatctgatctgatcaaagtcaatacttgggtttttgaacatgacttccactttaatatttttggatcagttggttttcttgggcaaggaattattgaagatgagtttggtgattgtggTCTGCTAACTAAATTTACAATTGATTCAGACAAATCAGATGATGAGAGAAGGTTTTTTAGAGTACCGATTTTTGAAGacagagcagcagttgtaggataGACTGACTTTTGAAGAACATTTGAATGTTCAGCTCTATCTTCTTCCAGCTTTTTATAGGTCtcaacaattttcagtttagaccatctggcaatggatctaactggaccataatcagcagccacaagctttgctctcattcttttaaacttcaataccttatctgaatccactgttttgactttctTCCAATTAGATTGAGTTGGCTTTACCAGAGGATCATTGTTCATTTTTGTGATTCTATCAATATGAGTTTTTCTCTTACGTGTGGAGATGATTTCTGGTGAAGGATAATGTTTTGGTAGTGAAGATGAATGTATGGGAAATCTTTGTGACGTTGGAGATGCTTGGATTGTGGTTGGTGTAGTAAAAATGATCATGGCAGATGTTTGAGAAACttctgctgaaacaactggtgtctcagcaGCTGTTTGGTAAACATCTGCTGATACTTTTGTGTTCCCAACATCTATTGACAAAATGGGTGATGATGGTGTGGAAGGTattttctccttcttttgtagtgGTTCttttggagaaggttgggatttaggttgagcaggcaatacaatttctgtaggattagcttttgaatctggtggcaactttctcaatgaatctttctccccctttttggcatcattatcatcatcatcatctttctcaaagattgatgtaGAAGTGGAGCCAGTAAGTTCCAACAGATGTTCCTTAATGTTCataatgtctgcttgtgtgtcttTATACCTGGCATCAACCAAATTTCTGATAAATTCTAAACTGAAATTGCAGTTACTTTCAGCCAAATTCCTCTGAACTTGAAAGATGGGTTGAATAGAATTCCAAAGCCCATTGGCAATTTCCTGTCTGCTAagttgacttttaaaaagctcTATCATCTGCTTAATCAATTATTTCATTTCAGCAATATCTGTTTCAATGTTAGACACTCTAACCGTCAAATCCTTATAAGTAAATTCATCACCtactttaataggatcatctgaattgcCACCTGTAgtgattgtttttattttgataataggagaagtctCCATATCATCAGAAACAGATGCGCCTTTTTCTTCGTTCTGGGGACTTCCCAGTGAAGCAGAGATTACAGTTGTAACCTCATCAGTAGTTGCCTTCAAAGGAGTCttaatgatgtaaccactgtccaactgatcaccaatgggttcaACGGTTGTAGTCGCTGCTCCACTtaaactaccaccaagagtttcaTAATACTCAACGGagataacctcctcaactgtttgtaGAACAGAAGATTTAATTGGTTCAGACGCAGTCATTTGTTGCGATCTACTATCAGTAATGTGTGCATTAGAGGAACTGTTTTCTTTCTGAAATTCAATTGCTTCTAACAGAGGTAATATTGGTAATGGAACTTCAGCCGAGGTTGTAGTGTAGAAAGAGTGATTGCCCTGGGAGAGggacttttaaacatactttcatatgaaagctctacttcatgttgtggtgtccctgtacttacaacatgatccttttgtgatgatacatgaggagtttggatgggttgagatctttccaatAACTGTgaagaagtagcagcagtggtttcaagtgacatttgtgttgtcactgcattaacctctgggatctcatcttccagaggaacctttttattttgtttagtttTGATGGACGTTTTGGATGTGACAGCTTTCTTTTTGCGTTTTCCTGGTGTGTGTTTCACAACACCGGTTGTGGTGTCATGATCAGCATGAGCAGTTCGCTCAACAACAGAAGTTTGAGCAACTGATGCAGACGCATCTAAAAGAGGCTCAACTCCctttgtttcagttgttgaaacttttgactctttatccataagtttagtaaaagttttacttgtaagactatttatttgaaaagctacaccttgttcaaaatctgtttgtgacacttgttttcgtaggtagaagcttagaagtcttggatacaacaaaaaagcattactacgaacacctttttttcaaatttttcacattattcaacaaatcagaaaatagtgcttttgataaattgtaatcagattttgttaaaatagcataaGCCAAATACTGAATGTTCAAAGGTATCTCATTAAATGCGGTGGTCTTGGCTGAGAGACAAATTAAAAGAGTATGAAACAAAAATTTCATTGGTGGAGGGAAGTTTCGTTTGTAGATAGTAACTTCCTTTAATTGtgcatcataccctctttcaatgaactctGTATGAAGTTCAAATTTTTCAAACTTGTTCTTACCTGCCAAGTCGTCCAATTCAAATGTAGTGGAAATTGTAAAGGGAGAAATTCGTACCACACTTTCCCTGGCCTTAGATGTGATGGCAACTGGATTATTATCTTCAACctatatttcaacattaaaccAAAATTGTCGGAGTGTTTCTTTATGAATCGGAGCATCAGCAGTAAGAATTGATTTTATTTCGATGACGTTAAAAGGTCAATTATTGAGTGATAACTGGTATTTTTGCTAGTTTTCTCGAAGATGGGGAGGTAGTtatgagggtttttgatgttcagagaCATGATCGGAAAAGAAGGTGATTTGGGGATAAAACAGGATTTAAATGGGAGGGTTTTTAATATGTTGGAAACTGttttgagaattttgaattcgagacTGCAGTGGTAGAACCATGATTTAGGGATGAAACAGCTTTTATAAAGAGAGAAGAAGTGAATGCTGGCGTGGCAGTAATTACAAATATTTGATGGCTAAGATCTCTCCACGTGAGAAGCTCTCTTGCGCCAAccgatgacagttgtttggaaacctctgttggtcgtTGGGAATAGTGTAagtcaaacagtcgttagataaacagaagttatgagaacaggtgataactttcagcagttgttttatttttagctaacatctgCCCACGTCAGAACCTTTGTTGtcataatggatgacagtcagcagtttagtaaatcaacagtcattaggaTAAACAGAAATTATGACAACATACGGTAACCTTTAATAGTGGATGTATTTTTAGGCAAGTagaagtttcaaaaacagtttttttCAATCGGTGTAACTCAACAGTCGTAATTCTAACATCTgttattagcccaaccactgttagtatcaaatcctctgttaagcattttaagattgaacatcatttgttgttcgttaacatctgttgacccatagcagacctttgcatcttcagacatttattcatcagcagatgctctcttttgtcagactttagctacaacacacattttataacacaaaaatatacggtaaatccttccaaaaattgttgttgataaaaaaattatataataatacttatagcagacgttatataataatacttattcatcattagcccaaccactgttgacccatagcagacctttgcatcttccgacatttattcatcagcagatgctctcttttgtcagactttagctacaaaacaccttttataacacaaaaatatacggTAAGTCCTTCCAAAAATttgttgttgataaaaaaattatataataatagttatagcagacgttatataataatacttattcatcattagcccaaccactgttgacccatagcagacatTTGCATCTtaagacatttattcatcagcagatgctctcttttgtcaaactttagctacaacacaccttttataacacaaaaatatacggtaaatccttccaaaaaattgttgttgataaaaaaattatataataatacttatagcagacgttatataataatacttattcatcattagcccaaccactgttagtatcaaatcctctgttaagcatttttaaatttaatatcatctgttgttcgttaacatctgttgacccatagcagacctttgcatcttcagacatttattcatcagcagatgttctcttttgtcagactttagctacaacaaaaattttataacaccaaaatataccgtaaattcttccaaaaaactgttattgataaacaaaattatataataatacttacagcagacgttatataataatacttattcatcattagcccaaccactgttagtatcaacagTCGTTAGAATATACAGTTGTTTCATCATTAGCAAATGTTCTCTTTTGCCAAACTTtaactacaacagaccttttacaacTCGAAGTATTGACTCTCTGTAATTTGCAGGAGCATAAATTCTTCAAAAAAACTGCTATTTCTGATCAAAttctaaacatttgttttatcttttttgtcatctgttcaccatcaaaccaacccttcatactattaaacctctgttgacttaccaaacaaatgttcaaacacaattcaacatgaacataatctaaatcttactcaaacactaaataactaaaaacaaaacacaacatgttcaaacacaattcaacatgaacataatctaaaagttattcatttattcataacattaaaactaaaactccaatactgaacaacattaattttcaaatctaacaataacaacaagaattaagaaactttagcttcaactccatcgattgctgaacctctcgatgtatgtcgttcaacatcgccatgaactccacgtctcaatcaccgcactctatattactgacaacacaaagctcacgaacaGAGGTTGAAGGCATCCAcataagatctctggaaacctgctctctagtgaacaggccaacttgcaatccatcaaaacatctcttcaactcttgaagagtagccctatcttcatacacatgttcctcgatttgcctgacaaaacgctgcttgaaatcatctgattttgcatttgtgaatgatgccatttgaataaactatattactcgactttcctaaaattatgatatcttcgtaggaaaCGTGATGAAAAAAAggtgaagtgactatgagtttatatactgaaatttGGTATTATGAAAACGTgtacatttaatataaacatattaattaatgtatatttcaaaacaacaatcttttaatgcaaacacctttccaaaccccaacttttataggaaaactgtaaaattaaataccaagaaacccaagggacaaaatttcgaagttcaaagaactaaagcagattatcacaattacaattaacctcttgatttaccatgtagacgcgtttttaaactctataaaagaccgatgattacttttgattcaaaacatcaacaaattgtcctacaaatcactttctgtcaaaaattgttccaaatcagaaaaccaacaaaaaatctacatggcaaacttcagcttctaccactggtcagacaccagcaaTGTTAAAACACACTTCTCcatgtggtcactcaaagaacaaagaatagacgaagaactaaacaggaaagtcgacataataaatgacactaattacaacaaaacctggaatagcatagcattgctcgatgaagtcctccactctcctccatcagatttccagaagaatgcagaggagtttctgacacaacttctaaaacaggatcagaaaatctgcaacatgctaactgacctgaaaACCAAAAAAGaacatgaaatcacatggagaaaggccagagtctatgaaatcctagcaagtgttaactctagcgtgtaatcctttataaatatttctttaaatttgtatttttctatgtaatagctcgttttaataatataaacatgcatcttAAAATATTCTAAAATTTCAGTGTCTataaaaactctcaacatcatcaacagttaatcaaaataagaaacaaacctaacaTGCAAAGGGCGAAACAGAACTGTTGTACTACATCTGACTTTTCACGATATTGCACGAATCTatatatactttctataaaaccATGGAAGTCTCCCATCGAAGAAGATATCACATGCAACtattcacgatgttgcaacaatgatactgcaacatcgatactgaaaggttgatgtgtgatgggaagcttcattgaaacgacgatgttggaacaatgatactggaacgataacatgtaaacataatcaccaaacattcgaacaaagaagtgtaatcggatattagcggctgaatcacgagaaagatgcatttgagagggAGAGACACGCTCATAGATGTGAGCgggagagatttgaatgtggagccagaattttaAATCTCAACAGATGTTTATTGgcgagtgacatgcattaattgaaaATTACATATCTCCATgcattttaaaattcaaattaccCGCAATTTAGCCACATCTGCTGCTAGGTATACGTTTACCAAAGGAACCATCTGCTACTTTCTTGTAGATGGGCAGTGGTTTACCCTTTGGAATGTGGGTCAGACCTTTAACACTTGAATACACAAGGCACTGGTTCGATAAAACATTAAATGTCttttaaagtgatttatatattaggctttatgatgtaataataagataagaaaagccttgttgaacatgctctctagctgacacatcagcttttcttatgtcattgagatttcttcttttatagaaagtatagatagattcaaaacttttataaattaatttttaaaacCTATTTTGTTTTGTGCATTTGTGCAAAGACTTCTAAGGCATTCTTGTttcaaaaagtttaaaaagtaGTTACCGGCCCAAAACCTACTCCGGTTCAGTCAAAGACACGTGTCTTCAATCGCTATTTTTAATCTATTTTATAGTCTCATGTTCTTCAGAAGCTTTCTGTTCTCTGTGCGTTTCTTCTTAAAATCCCCCAAAATAAACCTACCGATCCCACTTATAAAACACCAAACCCTAACCTCGTTTCAATCGTACGAGGAAAATCCAAGCTTTCCTCGACGAGATTATGAACCATGTTCGAGAAATCACAAATTATTTCCACTACAAAAACAGTGAAGCCGTAACAAAATCACTAAAACTAACCCTCCTCGTCTTCTTAATTTTCTCGATCTCATTCGTCGTTCTGTCCACTTTACTCGGCCCACCGTCTCGGTGGGCCGCCGCGTCTCCAGGGTGTCTTCTCAACACCCCGGAAACGACCTCCGAACCACCCGATCCCTCCCCATCAGTAACCGACCCGCCTACCGAAATCTCACATGTGTTGTTTGGTATAGGCGGGTCGGTTCGCACGTGGAGGGATCGGAAGCGGTACTCGGAGCTCTGGTGGCAACCGAACGTCACCCGCGGGTTTGTCTGGTTAGACGAAAACCCCGACCCGGAACTGTTCTCCCACCCGGGCTCGCTTCCGTACAAGGTCTCGGAAGACGTAACCCGGGTGAAAAATGCCGGGTCCGGACCCGCGGTCCGAATTGCGAGGATTGTATTGGAGTTGTTTAAACTTGGGTTACCGGATGTGAGGTGGTTTGTGATGGGTGATGATGATACGGTGTTTTTTGTGGAGAATTTGGTTTCGGTGTTGTCGAGGTATGATCATCGGAAGATGTACTACGTTGGTGGGTGTTCGGAGAGTGTTGAACAGAATGTTATGCACTCGTACGGTATGGCATTTGGCGGTGGTGGATTCGCCGTGAGTTATCCGTTGGCTGAACAGATGGCTCGGATTTTCGACACGTGTCTCGGTCGGTACAGTTACTTCTACGGTTCTGATCAAAGGGTGTGGGCTTGTGTGACCGAACTTGGCGTTTCCTTAACGAAAGAACGTGGGTTCCACCAGGTAATTTTGATGGTCGTTGTGGGTATTTTTGTAAATTGGCACTTGTTGTTGAAATCATTGTGTTTTACTTTTAAAGTAAGTAATTAAAGGGTATAGTGGTCGGATCGATTTGGGGAACAGGGTGAAAATCATCAATGATAGGAACTTGGATATATATTTATGTGACTAAATCAAAGTAGCATCTTTTTTTTAACAACCAACAAATGCCCGATCATCCGGGTAAATTTGATGGCAACAGCCACCCATGCTCGTGAATTTAGACGGTGCTGATGATCCGACTTGTCACCGTTTCAGATAAATGTTAAACGGTTTTATGTTTTGATTTTGGTATATtgtatttattaaaaataaaatgtgAAGCTTGAAATGTAAAAAATATGAGGTTAGAAATGGAAGAAaatatgatttggaaaaaaattaataaaattaccgttatttttattattaatttcaTATACACCCTTATAAAGTTTAAAAATTTCATATAGACCAAACGaaaactaaaaatatcatatatgTCTTTGCAAAGTAGTTAAAATATCTAATATACtcaatttattaaaaacaatctaataaatgatcattttacccttatttttattacttcaagttttcatatatgtttatcttttaacttcatatttttatataacaaaCTTTTagcttaaatttatttttacccatttttatttttttaccaaTAAATACCAGTATACTCTATATATAATATTAAGCTAAATAAATTATGCTAGTAATGAGTATATATAATATTTGATGTTAAAGGTCATGTATATATGAGTTTCAAAGTTTTAGAAAAATAAGGGTGAAATTGTCATTTATTAAATTGTTTTTATTGAATAGAGTATTATGATATTTCATCTACTTTGTAATTGTATATATGATATATATAGTTTTGCATGGATATATATGatgaggaaggttaacgtacattacggcttaacgtacatcacgtacgacaggtaattacgcacgttcattttaaaatcacgcacgttataactcaaaaatccaaaatcacgcatgttgaaacacaataatcacgcatactgaaaacattaatcacgcatgttatataacaaatcacgcacgttgttgtacgtgaagtatgttaagccgtaatgtacgatatactttttctatatatgaTATTTTCCATGTCTTTAGagatatatataaaattaccTTTTATTATTGGGTTtagatttttgaaaataaactcAATTAACCGAAAACTGAGTAACCTATTCGGTCATATTTTAGATTTGAGATGGTTAGAAATATAGAACAAGGAACATGGTGAAACATAGAATATGATGTATGaattgtaggaaccgttcgcataaattaaataaaataaacaaattttattactgattacaatacaaagaaagcagaaaaagaaacaatactattacaactgaaaaatccaaaatacaagaaaggtgtagaagcagaatttgactgaggcacgtgttcaacacgcttcccttaaaacaaattccgagtctcccaagagtactcgttttgtttcccagggtacaacagccggagcagcgtactgccggagaaagcctacaacccgaaggctaCCTTGAAGAATGCTGGAGAAGATCTTAATTTTTGTAGAGAGAAAGTtgattgctgttgttgttgctggtttttttttctgaagtgggtatggagctgtatttatacagctcctaggttgaaacagtcaaaatgaattaaatgagaggtttaaattgcattaaacgtcttcaatgcaatttaatacgtcatttaattctcagtcaaagcctattaactcgtcagttacgaagctggactgaaactgccctgtcattcaatgctggaagcttctgcgcgcgcgcgcgcccatgcgcggtgcgccatgcggcgtgcggcctcttggctcactgtcgtgcggcgtgcggcctcttggctcactgccgtgcggcgtgcggcctcttggctcactgccatgcggcggtgcggcctcttggctcactgccgtgcGCGGTGCGGCGGTGCGGCTCAAGTCCGTCCATGCGGCGTGCGGCGGTGCAGCTCAAGTCCGTCCATGCGGCGTGCGGCGGTGCAGCTCAAGTCCGTCCATGCGGCGGTgcggcgtgcgccacgtcaccttgTGAGTCTATACAtgcgcgccacacagtcgcgccgtattggctcactctggtgcgccgcgcacggcACAGCAgaacccatgcaccatgcgcccaaccgcgcgcctcgtgtacccgcgcgcgcatgcgcatgactgccacgtcatgcgccgcatcacctaccacttggtccttgcaacccttgtgcttcaccacgcgcgcgcggtcaaaaatacaaaggcggctctcggcgatgcgagcgtgcgaagtgcaaagtgcgccatcaaagcgccacattgcgcctcatcgcccacgccacgcgcgcgcgcgcgagcatgtgcgagtgcgagtgcgagtgcgagttagggtgctccgcacccttcgcgaggacactagagtgtgcttccatgaaacaataaggatggagagttccaccttaaatacccatttaagttccatctctcctcctatgtgggacaaggtgctactttccctttagtttcaacattgaatgttccaaacacccaactttgagcatcgatatctcattcatcttagctcggttttggacgcggtttagttcgttgcgaagctcttccaacatagaacacaaacccacaaataaatacataaaacccgctcattttattatatttatttctagtccaaaataggaaaaaattattttcctatatttgtgaaaaatgctattttcacctatttttccaacaatcccccacatgaaaaatgctattttcatcaaatttccaacaatcccccacatgtatggaaatggatcttttccttacacttttcagagataaacttcgacagttgagtattgcaagataggtaggttgaagcctttgaaccttcttttgtgaagcgcacttagcttactagcggtgtgtagacgcgatgtccttgaacatacccccctttgtgtaaacgacaatacacttcacacaatactctccctggtttggccaactcctcattgtcgtgtcctattatggtcctggaacactggcctggttctgcgagagctctaggatttgcgcaccccacaaatccatttgaagcgaccccacttctctctaacataggtgattcccatgaatcattaaaagcatcatggttatttgatttcccgaaatcattaaccttaatatgcttaacctcacttcatgtcactgattggaatggactaggaagtatatgtaactcccttttatttagtttggggtactcccccacagtgactccgttttggtaatatgattaagttgtcctattgaacttagatcttgggatctccagtcaactaagttaggtttccctcatattcccattaaccacgggctttagtcccattcctcttgacgacgtttctactaactctctgcttaagccttttgtaaacgggtccgcaatgttatccgctgatctcacataatcaattgtgataacacccgttgagagtagttgtcgtatcgtgttatgtctacgtcgcatatgccttgatctgccattgtacatcaagctttgagctctaccaatcgctgattggctatcacaatgtacacatatggctggcaaaggctttggccatcttggaatatcttccacgaattgacgtagccattccgcctcctcgcctgacttatccaaggcgataaattcagattccattgtggatctcgctatgaccgtttgcttagaagacttccaagcaatagcagctcctccaagtgtaaacacgtaaccacttgttgatttggaatctttattatccgatatccagtttgcatcagtgtatccttc encodes the following:
- the LOC110913006 gene encoding uncharacterized protein LOC110913006, which encodes MNHVREITNYFHYKNSEAVTKSLKLTLLVFLIFSISFVVLSTLLGPPSRWAAASPGCLLNTPETTSEPPDPSPSVTDPPTEISHVLFGIGGSVRTWRDRKRYSELWWQPNVTRGFVWLDENPDPELFSHPGSLPYKVSEDVTRVKNAGSGPAVRIARIVLELFKLGLPDVRWFVMGDDDTVFFVENLVSVLSRYDHRKMYYVGGCSESVEQNVMHSYGMAFGGGGFAVSYPLAEQMARIFDTCLGRYSYFYGSDQRVWACVTELGVSLTKERGFHQLDVRGDAYGLLAAHPLTPLVSLHHLDYIKPLLPNRTKYESLNTLIQTYRRDPPRAMQQSFCFYNTWWHKWSISVSWGYTVQIYRSLLMPHELQTPLQTFLTWRSWKNGPFTFNTRPLSTNPCEVPATYFISRVQDKGNDTVTTYVRHDSAKKCKKGDYPHTIETVVVLASKMNPNYWIEGPRRQCCEIKGWKYNSMEVRVRSCKDGETITS